The stretch of DNA ttgtttctcatgaaattttatttggtattctaatctaaaatgtaaacaattataacttatttcaaagtatttgacaTCGAAGAAATAATCATCCtcataatattgaatatttgataattttatgtttcctttaccgtgattttttattattttataaaaattaattaaaattaatataaagtagtaagaaaataggtacgggtatgggtacaagattatacccgttacccggtggggatggggatggaacaaaagtttgatacccgttggatttgggtatagggatagggatgaattttttttacggagaTGGGTATGAGATAGGGAAACCCGTCCTGcgccgccccgttgccatccctactaaTGACATTAAATTGCTTCTTTGAAACAACCCTTTAAGGACATGGTCAAAGAAATGAGGATGGACTGTACCTTTACTACTACTATGTTGCTAGAACTGTAGGCCTTAAGTTGTCTAATTTGGTGTAGTTGTTGATGACTGCAGTGCCAGAAGAGGGAGTGTATATCTGCCACAAGACCAAGGATATATAGAAAAGAGATCATGattgtaataaaaattgaaatttatactAACCATCAGTAATTCAGTATACTATAGTCATTACTTGCAAAAGAAATAAGATGATGCCAAGTCCTTGAGTTCCATGCTCTAGGTTCTACTACTTCCAGATCTCACCTTTGAAAAGTATACAAGTTTCACTATGcatctgaaaaataaaaactaacacAACAGAAAATAGTGCTAATAAATTACACCACCACCTAGCAAACTAAGCTTTTAttggtgtatatatatatatatatatatatatatatatatatatatatatatatatatatatatatatatatatatatatatgtttatttatgtGCATAAAACACATAAGGTGAAAAGGAGAATGGAAGATAATTTAATGGATTTTCAAAGGAGGATGTGTAGGAAATAGAACCAAATCACAAGAACTAACTGAGACTAAAATGAATGGTTAAATGAATAACAATTGAATGTGTACAGCTATAGACAGAGAATTATACTGATAAAACATGTAGGCTAAGCACAGTAgctttggatgcaagcaaaccAAAAGGTGAAATGGCACATCATTTTACTGGACCAAGTAagcaaacaaataataatcccTTCTAATTACAACACTTAAagcacaacatatatatatatatatatatatatatatatggaacaAAGACAAAATAGGCATAGGTACTGCATGCCTATTTTTATACTAACGCGTTTCATCCTTCACCAAACATCACATAAAAGTGGTCAAACGTCAGTTTCTCCGATCCGCTTCTCCATTTACTCATCCATATCTCCATTCTTCTATATACATATAGTTCCAACACTCgccaaaattaagaaaaatctaATATTGTTTTATAGCACATGGAGAAGAAATCAAGAGAAGAAAAGCTTAACCAAGTTTCGAAGGGAAACGTTTGGGATTGTGGCAGCACCCTGTACGATTCCTTCGAGCTCAACTCCTTGAAATGACAACTGAACACGGCAATAGCGAATTCCCCGAAAAATAGAAGAATCCTCTTAACACTTTAGACGgtacattttttatattggaAGTTTGGATCAGTTCAATAACTTATGTACGAGTTAGGAAAGCtccaaaaaatccaaaataGTTCACGACTTACAACGTTTTCAAGTGTAATGTCTAATCAATAAGTGAAACCTTGTTGATAGGTTACGCGAGAAAGAAAAGAGGCATAAAAGAGCGATCAGATGGGAGTAAACGAAACTCTTAATACTATAACACAGGTATACATAATTATAAGCAGTTGTTTTCATTAGTGTAGTCTTTATAGTTTGATAAAGGTGTGAAGgagtttgataaaaaagaaatcgCCTACCAACTCCTCCCCAAGATCTTCCTCCGAAAGTGCGTCAATGTCGAACTCCTTCCTCTATTAGAGATTGCTTTGAACCATCACAAGAGCATCCATGCtctcaataattttaaaagaacgACGACAATCCTCTAGTTCTTCAAGAGAGCGACACCCTAAAAGAACACCTTGCCCTCCTTCTTTTGCTCCAACTCCTTCCTTCTCCGGCTCTTTCATGCCCTTTCATTATGAATCAAAAACCCTATTTCTCTCCTTCAatataaaatagagaataatatagGGTTAGGAGAAAAGAGAAGAGCGAAAATAGTTTAGAATTTCTCAAGAATGGAATGAATGGACTTGCTATACACGACGGCTAATGGAGGAGAAAGGCCTCAGGAACAAAGACTCTGGCGGTGACAAAGAGAAATTCCGTGACGTCGTAGTGGTTAGCGTCTTCGAACATGAACTTTTGAAAGAAGGAGGTTTTGTCACAGTAACCGGAGCTACAGaacaatgattttttatatgtgatatttattttctacattaaattttgttaggtaattttgtatgaatatTTCTACCAAAAAATTGTTATGTTTACTGATGAAATTTTCGTATATAACTTCTTTTTTATCTACGAacattaatgttatttatgaaatttttttcataaataaaacaaagttaTCTATGAAAAACatttcgtagataattttttctagataatagataattttttttagataaaagataattttcttgtaatgaatattctataattaatattattattatcaataaaaaaagtgtcacaTCACATGAGAAAGGCATGGtgattatataaacaaattatactttaataaaaaaaactaacaaagtTGGACAAAATTCGTTGTTTATAGTAAGATattgttgttttaatttttttttatttctcttaaaaTAGTTCACCCTTTTCCGGAAAGAATGAAAGATcgtcaaatttgttaaaaaaaaattgtcaaaatatcatttttcttgtaTAAAATAAGGTGTTTGGTTTATATTGTGTTTGTGTAGATGAAAAAGATACGTGATTTGTTCGGGTATTGATATATGTGTAACTACTTTTACcatatatgaataatttatatttatttatttagttttgaaatataattaaaagtggTATTATTTACATGAGgttataataatcaaaatatatttaaaagtatttaacaTACATCATGCATTTCGATTGTGtataagtttatgttttagAGTTTGAGCAAATTTTttgttaagaaataaataattaatactccTTATTTTATCTGTCCTTCTTTTTTAAACTATACTTACTTTGTTTCTCATTGTTAGTCAATTCCCACCTAtctattatgaaatataaatgaaaaggaAGGGTAAAATAAAAGATCATATATCTATATTTTGCATGATTAATTTCTCTGCAATTAATAAATAGGATCTCCACCATgcgtatataatatatatactctCTTTTATCACTAATAACTGTGTAATGAAACaactaattaatattaaatatcactAATAATTGTGTAATGAAACaactaattaatattaaacCATTCAATGACTAAAATTTATCTAACAAAATTGTAGCAAACCATGAAAACTCCTCCTTCCTCTCAAATTCATCATATCATTTTCCATGACCTCACCAACAGAATTACCACAACTATGACTCCTTCTTCCTCTCTCTCCACGTGCCTCCCACGTGGCCGTTTCCGAAGTCAAACGCAACGCATCACGCGCCTCAAAATCGCTCAACCGCTGCTGGACCCCAACAAAACGGCGCCCCAAGCCGCGTTCCGCTGTGTCCAACGACGCCGTTCCAGCGTTCTCGTTCTCCCCTCGCAACGCGGCGTCGTTTTGGCTCGATTCTCCCTCCGCAGATTTCGCCTTCTTCGCGTCTTCCTCCACGAGAACAACGACCTCGTCGGGTTCAACCTTATAGCGACAGAGCGGGCACGTGGAATGCGCGTGGAGCCACGCGTCCACGCACTCCACGTGGAACGCATGCCTGCACTTGGGCAACAACCTCAGAGCCTCGGAGTCCTCGAACACGGCGAGACAAACGGCGCAGTCGATAACGCCCTGCCCCTTCAGCGACCCAAACTGAAAAACCGGTAACGAATCCAGAAGGGCATGGTCGACGCCGGAGTTTTTTCTCACATGCGAGGGCTGAGAGTTGGCGGCGGTCGCGGCGAAGGTTCTGGCATCGGCGCAATGCTTAATGTAGAGGAAGAAGAGCAAGGTGATGGAGGAGGTGGTGACCAACGCGCCGATGATGACTCCCGTGCTATACTTGAAGGGCTCGGTTGTGGAGACGTTGGGCCGTGATGATGTGGCGACGGTGTCGTCGCCGTGGATGAAAGGAGTGAGAAGAGTAAGGGTGGTGGTGAAGATGCAGAAGAATCTGGTGAGAGTGTGGAATGGGGAGGAGGAAGTTGCAGCACCCATGTGTGATGTGTGTCTGATGTGATGGTGGAATTCTCAGCAAAGTGTATTTATACATGCATGTATGCAAGAGACAACAACACACCACCActtatattatgtaataaatatagTTCCATAAATAGAAATATACTTCCACTTTaagattatgtaatttttttttctttatgttttctagttttatttatttacaagctataaatattatatttaaatttttttaaaatatatagtgtgctatttaataattattaaaagctatttttaatattattttttgtacttAGGTTTTGGagagtaattatttaaataagattatttttaatgtttatattttttttctattatgtcCTCATATCTGTTTAATTATAGGTTATTTAttcagattttatttatttatttatttttccttggTAAAGTTTATGATTATActaattctatttttactaGTTAACTGTGCACttacttttgaaaaattcaaatagAACTAAAATACTCTTTTGTTGGAATGCACTTTATTTCAGGTAAATTGtgttacaaataatttattagtttCCACCTTTTTCACCTAATTtccattaattaataaaatttattttactccCATAAGCTAAGACTTATAACATTGAAtctaattaaaaagaaatatgctaaagtaaaattaaaacaaaacaaatcaaaaataaaaactttgtaaaagtaaaaaaaaaaaaaaaaactaagttaGCATTTTcctctataaaaaaaaaattgagacccTTTTGATAATACATACGATGACATTCTCACAAGTttataagaagataaaatgaataaaattgaaaattctcTCAAAATTGTTCAAGATATTGGCATTTACATCAGAGAGTTGAAAACTCCTTTGAAGTCGCACAAGATGACACTATGGTACATGTTTACAAGAAGATAAAATGCATAAAGTTGAAGGTTAActcaaaattatttaagatatttaatgcagaaaagtgtaaaaaaagagtttttttaacataaatattaagACTACATAcagattttatttgaataagttTCCAAAAGGATAAGAAGGAGACAATGACTATGCAAGAGTcttttcactacaaaaatattattttataatgacaAATATTTTCTGACGGTTGTTTAAAACGAACCTgtcttaataaaattgtaaatttatattatacttaAAATGCAGTTCAAAACTGACCGGAAAATGAATCTTTAATTTATacctttttctatttcatttgatattattttctttccGCGAGTTTCTTCCTCTTTTGACATCAGAGGAGCTCATTTCTCATCTTCTCACATTTTAAGTAGGGATGCGAAATGGGGGAGACAGAAACGAGTTTCGTTAttccatttcatttttatagaaaaaaatcattttcattttcatatctAAACTTaaggtatcaaatttttgtcccatcatcatcttcaccaggtaacgagtataatctcgtactcatacccgtacatttttttttactacttaaaaattaattttaattatattttataaataataaaaaattactgtaAAGGAAATATagtattatcaaatattcaatattaggaggatggttgtttcttcgatatcaaatactttgaaataaattataattatttacattttatattacaataccaaataaaattttatgagaaccaaaacatttattaaatttgcaaactacaaacattaatgaaacttagttgataaaatttaaaaatattttttaaaaaaatataaaaggaaaacaaatattcaaattaaaatatatttactttaattttttaaattctaatgaatctcttttttatgcactaataaaaatgataatacatcacttaatcaaaatgacgcaaagaacaaataataaacataacaataaaattttgatatagatcttgtattttttgaactctaatatatgttggatggtgataaaaaatattcatgacaattacattaaatttttatattatactaaataaaagttatttatacaattatagtgaaaaaaatatagtatgattgataatgagttagaaaataaattagataaaatatatcaattaaattactcttttgatcccTCTATTTAAGTAATATCAGTTTGATCATTAAGTTTTTTcgttgtttcaatttagtcctcatttttcttaaaaatgattcaatttggtcattgccgttaattttgaccagatggtgttaaagtcaacgcctaattttttatacatgtcaCTTCATAATTGTGCCACGTatcaaaatgactcaatttggttcttgtatttgtttttaatttcaatttagtcccaaattttgtaaaaatgaagcaatattttccctccttaaattgacactcaatttaattttattataaatcttagatgatattcttaataaaattgacatttttattaaatatttgtagaaatatttttaaaaaaggctttttttagttttattattaaacaaagttaaaccccaaacttaatttcaaaaattaacaattttgccatcatatataaaggcatcaagtgtatcatattacacaaacttagtgaagattaaaaatcaaataatttatcacacataagtttaggaactaaatttcaagttcaaaacaaaaccaaaattcaatgatttgtatagaatttaaagttaatttaaaatatttatagaaatatttaacaaaaacgttaattttagtaagaatatcaccataagatttataaGAAAGTAAATTGAATGTCAATTTAAGGAGAGAcaatattacttcttttttacaaaaattgggactaaattgaaactaaaaataaatatagggaccaaattgagtcattttgacacgtggcacaattgtgaagtaacacatgtaaaaaattttaaaaaagattcaaaaaattcaaaaaaaaattcaaaaaaaagttcaaaaaattaaaaaaaaacataaattgacatgtggcattgactttaacaccgtctggtcaaactaacaataaggactaaattgaatcattcttacgaaaatgaggaccaaattgagacaacgaaaaatttgaggaccaaactgaTATTACTTAACAAATAGAGAgacaaaaaaagtaatttaaccaaatatatcgaaatagtattctacatgatgaacaTAAACaacaagtaaaaatattaaaaaattaataaatgcatgtctgagaaacaatttgaaagactattgaaagaaatcgtagaaagaaaaacaaatgtataattaagggtatgataagatgaaaaataccttagagatctaagaaaactttttaaatatcaatatatatactcaatggttgagaaataacgaaaattattttagcgaaacaaaagagttatttaaatgatacaaaaattaataataataagtaatgattttttttaatattacctagtaaatgaaaggtttatgctatttaACACTTAAATTCAGAGTATCAAAcatactcatgtgaaaggaaaatatataataaataaaaatattaaaaaaataatagaaatattcaaatataagacataaaaatttttaattgacatacatcattttaacataattatataaaagttatgataagatgaaaaaatatattgaagatgtGAATatgtttcatgacaaaccaaataattagaagaaataaaaagtatatatatatatatatatatatatatatatatatatatatatatatatatatatatatatatatatggttacttaattaattgtgaatattttaataatttaaacaaggaGGGAGATATGACACGAACATGTATTATGGCGGGATGTGTACATCCACatactcatccccatacccaattgaaaaattCGGGATTCTCCATACCTATACCCATACTCAGTCAATGCGAAGATTCTAGACGAGTTCAAACAATATCCACAATGACATGTTTATAATAAGGCAGAGGATAGCACGAAGAAAGGCATCTTGATGTGGGAGGAGGTTGAGTACCTATGGAAAAAGAAGAACCTGTCACGATCAGAAGGAGAAGATATAAGTTGGTGAGGGATATAGCTAGGAAGCGTTTTCCAGGTTTGAAGGGTGTTCTTGTGAAGCGAAAGGATAAAGAAGGTGATTTGGTTACTATCACTACTACAGATGAAAAGGCATCGTTTAGGCTTTATATTACTGAGGTCATTCCAATCAAGAACCTTCTTATGATGGAACAACAATCAATGGGGAAGCGATGGAGGATACGGTAGCAAGTAGTGATGCCCAAGAACTTTTTCGAATTACTGCTTATAAATTTCAAGAGATGGCTGCCTTGGCACTGTTAAATTGGGGAAGTGTTCAGATAAATATAGATGAGATAGTATAGGCATGGAATGAGATGTACTATGCTCATGGGTGGCAGTTTGGTGATCCATCATTTCGACATGGAACCAT from Vigna unguiculata cultivar IT97K-499-35 chromosome 8, ASM411807v1, whole genome shotgun sequence encodes:
- the LOC114195049 gene encoding RING-H2 finger protein ATL17-like gives rise to the protein MGAATSSSPFHTLTRFFCIFTTTLTLLTPFIHGDDTVATSSRPNVSTTEPFKYSTGVIIGALVTTSSITLLFFLYIKHCADARTFAATAANSQPSHVRKNSGVDHALLDSLPVFQFGSLKGQGVIDCAVCLAVFEDSEALRLLPKCRHAFHVECVDAWLHAHSTCPLCRYKVEPDEVVVLVEEDAKKAKSAEGESSQNDAALRGENENAGTASLDTAERGLGRRFVGVQQRLSDFEARDALRLTSETATWEARGERGRRSHSCGNSVGEVMENDMMNLRGRRSFHGLLQFC